In one Nicotiana tomentosiformis chromosome 6, ASM39032v3, whole genome shotgun sequence genomic region, the following are encoded:
- the LOC104084817 gene encoding uncharacterized protein isoform X2: MEEHLVLCVDRLITPESLHSLPRSEDAESSGGRSCSQVVGTSSVIDANDDEHPGVGGEEEPLLQNVECRICQEEDSVKNLEVPCRCSGSLKYAHRKCVQRWCDEKGDITCEICHQPYQSGYTAPPPPPQSEDTAIDISRGWTVGGTQIDLHDPRLLAMAAAERRLLDADYDEYADSNASGAAFCRSAALILMALLLLRHALTIGNADEDEDDVSVFFSLFLLRAAGFLLPCYIIAWAISILQRRRQRQEAAALAAAEVAFLLQAGQHRGLHVAVAPGPAPPVEPSTTPGRATTPQVATQPGQVATPHLEPV; this comes from the exons ATGGAAGAACACTTGGTTTTGTGTGTTGATCGTCTCATCACACCTGAATCTTTGCACTCGCTGCCAAGGTCCGAGGATGCAGAATCTTCAGGTGGCAGATCTTGCTCTCAGGTAGTTGGTACGTCCTCAGTTATTGATGCTAATGACGACGAACATCCAGGAGTTGGGGGTGAAGAAGAGCCATTACTTCAGAATGTGGAGTGCCGGATTTGCCAGGAAGAAGATAGCGTGAAAAATTTGGAGGTTCCTTGTCGTTGCAGTGGCAGCTTGAAG TACGCTCATAGAAAATGTGTCCAGCGATGGTGCGATGAAAAGGGAGATATAACTTGTGAGATTTGCCATCAG CCTTATCAATCTGGCTATACTGCTCCGCCCCCGCCTCCTCAATCTGAAGATACGGCCATTGACATTAG TAGAGGTTGGACAGTGGGTGGCACTCAGATTGACTTACATGATCCGCGACTTCTTGCAATGGCTGCCGCTGAACGCCGTCTTCTAGACGCTGACTATGATGAATATGCTGATTCAAATGCTAGTGGAGCTGCATTTTGTCGTTCTGCTGCTTTAATT TTAATGGCCCTTCTGTTATTGAGGCATGCTCTGACCATTGGAAATGCTGATGAGGATGAGGATGATGTTTCCGTTTTTTTCTCT CTTTTCCTACTCCGTGCTGCCGGTTTTCTTTTACCTTGTTACATTATAGCTTGGGCTATCAGTATATTGCAGCGTCGCAGGCAAAGACAG GAGGCAGCAGCATTAGCGGCAGCCGAAGTTGCTTTCCTGCTGCAGGCAGGGCAACATAGGGGCTTGCATGTTGCAGTCGCACCTGGACCTGCGCCACCAGTAGAACCTTCGACAACACCAGGACGGGCAACAACTCCTCAGGTGGCAACGCAACCAGGACAGGTGGCAACTCCTCATCTAGAACCAGTATAA
- the LOC104084817 gene encoding uncharacterized protein isoform X3: MEEHLVLCVDRLITPESLHSLPRSEDAESSGGRSCSQVVGTSSVIDANDDEHPGVGGEEEPLLQNVECRICQEEDSVKNLEVPCRCSGSLKYAHRKCVQRWCDEKGDITCEICHQPYQSGYTAPPPPPQSEDTAIDIRGWTVGGTQIDLHDPRLLAMAAAERRLLDADYDEYADSNASGAAFCRSAALILMALLLLRHALTIGNADEDEDDVSVFFSLFLLRAAGFLLPCYIIAWAISILQRRRQRQQEAAALAAAEVAFLLQAGQHRGLHVAVAPGPAPPVEPSTTPGRATTPQVATQPGQVATPHLEPV; this comes from the exons ATGGAAGAACACTTGGTTTTGTGTGTTGATCGTCTCATCACACCTGAATCTTTGCACTCGCTGCCAAGGTCCGAGGATGCAGAATCTTCAGGTGGCAGATCTTGCTCTCAGGTAGTTGGTACGTCCTCAGTTATTGATGCTAATGACGACGAACATCCAGGAGTTGGGGGTGAAGAAGAGCCATTACTTCAGAATGTGGAGTGCCGGATTTGCCAGGAAGAAGATAGCGTGAAAAATTTGGAGGTTCCTTGTCGTTGCAGTGGCAGCTTGAAG TACGCTCATAGAAAATGTGTCCAGCGATGGTGCGATGAAAAGGGAGATATAACTTGTGAGATTTGCCATCAG CCTTATCAATCTGGCTATACTGCTCCGCCCCCGCCTCCTCAATCTGAAGATACGGCCATTGACATTAG AGGTTGGACAGTGGGTGGCACTCAGATTGACTTACATGATCCGCGACTTCTTGCAATGGCTGCCGCTGAACGCCGTCTTCTAGACGCTGACTATGATGAATATGCTGATTCAAATGCTAGTGGAGCTGCATTTTGTCGTTCTGCTGCTTTAATT TTAATGGCCCTTCTGTTATTGAGGCATGCTCTGACCATTGGAAATGCTGATGAGGATGAGGATGATGTTTCCGTTTTTTTCTCT CTTTTCCTACTCCGTGCTGCCGGTTTTCTTTTACCTTGTTACATTATAGCTTGGGCTATCAGTATATTGCAGCGTCGCAGGCAAAGACAG CAGGAGGCAGCAGCATTAGCGGCAGCCGAAGTTGCTTTCCTGCTGCAGGCAGGGCAACATAGGGGCTTGCATGTTGCAGTCGCACCTGGACCTGCGCCACCAGTAGAACCTTCGACAACACCAGGACGGGCAACAACTCCTCAGGTGGCAACGCAACCAGGACAGGTGGCAACTCCTCATCTAGAACCAGTATAA
- the LOC104084817 gene encoding uncharacterized protein isoform X4: MEEHLVLCVDRLITPESLHSLPRSEDAESSGGRSCSQVVGTSSVIDANDDEHPGVGGEEEPLLQNVECRICQEEDSVKNLEVPCRCSGSLKYAHRKCVQRWCDEKGDITCEICHQPYQSGYTAPPPPPQSEDTAIDIRGWTVGGTQIDLHDPRLLAMAAAERRLLDADYDEYADSNASGAAFCRSAALILMALLLLRHALTIGNADEDEDDVSVFFSLFLLRAAGFLLPCYIIAWAISILQRRRQRQEAAALAAAEVAFLLQAGQHRGLHVAVAPGPAPPVEPSTTPGRATTPQVATQPGQVATPHLEPV; encoded by the exons ATGGAAGAACACTTGGTTTTGTGTGTTGATCGTCTCATCACACCTGAATCTTTGCACTCGCTGCCAAGGTCCGAGGATGCAGAATCTTCAGGTGGCAGATCTTGCTCTCAGGTAGTTGGTACGTCCTCAGTTATTGATGCTAATGACGACGAACATCCAGGAGTTGGGGGTGAAGAAGAGCCATTACTTCAGAATGTGGAGTGCCGGATTTGCCAGGAAGAAGATAGCGTGAAAAATTTGGAGGTTCCTTGTCGTTGCAGTGGCAGCTTGAAG TACGCTCATAGAAAATGTGTCCAGCGATGGTGCGATGAAAAGGGAGATATAACTTGTGAGATTTGCCATCAG CCTTATCAATCTGGCTATACTGCTCCGCCCCCGCCTCCTCAATCTGAAGATACGGCCATTGACATTAG AGGTTGGACAGTGGGTGGCACTCAGATTGACTTACATGATCCGCGACTTCTTGCAATGGCTGCCGCTGAACGCCGTCTTCTAGACGCTGACTATGATGAATATGCTGATTCAAATGCTAGTGGAGCTGCATTTTGTCGTTCTGCTGCTTTAATT TTAATGGCCCTTCTGTTATTGAGGCATGCTCTGACCATTGGAAATGCTGATGAGGATGAGGATGATGTTTCCGTTTTTTTCTCT CTTTTCCTACTCCGTGCTGCCGGTTTTCTTTTACCTTGTTACATTATAGCTTGGGCTATCAGTATATTGCAGCGTCGCAGGCAAAGACAG GAGGCAGCAGCATTAGCGGCAGCCGAAGTTGCTTTCCTGCTGCAGGCAGGGCAACATAGGGGCTTGCATGTTGCAGTCGCACCTGGACCTGCGCCACCAGTAGAACCTTCGACAACACCAGGACGGGCAACAACTCCTCAGGTGGCAACGCAACCAGGACAGGTGGCAACTCCTCATCTAGAACCAGTATAA
- the LOC104084817 gene encoding uncharacterized protein isoform X1 — translation MEEHLVLCVDRLITPESLHSLPRSEDAESSGGRSCSQVVGTSSVIDANDDEHPGVGGEEEPLLQNVECRICQEEDSVKNLEVPCRCSGSLKYAHRKCVQRWCDEKGDITCEICHQPYQSGYTAPPPPPQSEDTAIDISRGWTVGGTQIDLHDPRLLAMAAAERRLLDADYDEYADSNASGAAFCRSAALILMALLLLRHALTIGNADEDEDDVSVFFSLFLLRAAGFLLPCYIIAWAISILQRRRQRQQEAAALAAAEVAFLLQAGQHRGLHVAVAPGPAPPVEPSTTPGRATTPQVATQPGQVATPHLEPV, via the exons ATGGAAGAACACTTGGTTTTGTGTGTTGATCGTCTCATCACACCTGAATCTTTGCACTCGCTGCCAAGGTCCGAGGATGCAGAATCTTCAGGTGGCAGATCTTGCTCTCAGGTAGTTGGTACGTCCTCAGTTATTGATGCTAATGACGACGAACATCCAGGAGTTGGGGGTGAAGAAGAGCCATTACTTCAGAATGTGGAGTGCCGGATTTGCCAGGAAGAAGATAGCGTGAAAAATTTGGAGGTTCCTTGTCGTTGCAGTGGCAGCTTGAAG TACGCTCATAGAAAATGTGTCCAGCGATGGTGCGATGAAAAGGGAGATATAACTTGTGAGATTTGCCATCAG CCTTATCAATCTGGCTATACTGCTCCGCCCCCGCCTCCTCAATCTGAAGATACGGCCATTGACATTAG TAGAGGTTGGACAGTGGGTGGCACTCAGATTGACTTACATGATCCGCGACTTCTTGCAATGGCTGCCGCTGAACGCCGTCTTCTAGACGCTGACTATGATGAATATGCTGATTCAAATGCTAGTGGAGCTGCATTTTGTCGTTCTGCTGCTTTAATT TTAATGGCCCTTCTGTTATTGAGGCATGCTCTGACCATTGGAAATGCTGATGAGGATGAGGATGATGTTTCCGTTTTTTTCTCT CTTTTCCTACTCCGTGCTGCCGGTTTTCTTTTACCTTGTTACATTATAGCTTGGGCTATCAGTATATTGCAGCGTCGCAGGCAAAGACAG CAGGAGGCAGCAGCATTAGCGGCAGCCGAAGTTGCTTTCCTGCTGCAGGCAGGGCAACATAGGGGCTTGCATGTTGCAGTCGCACCTGGACCTGCGCCACCAGTAGAACCTTCGACAACACCAGGACGGGCAACAACTCCTCAGGTGGCAACGCAACCAGGACAGGTGGCAACTCCTCATCTAGAACCAGTATAA
- the LOC104084816 gene encoding gibberellin-regulated protein 6-like translates to MAKIVAVLFLALFAMSILATTVLATNGKHHHSKKHGPGSLNPSQCQPQCTRRCSKTQYHKPCMFFCQKCCNKCLCVPPGFYGNKSVCPCYNNWKTKEGGPKCP, encoded by the exons ATGGCCAAGATTGTTGCAGTTTTATTTTTGGCCCTTTTTGCCATGTCCATTCTTGCTACAACAGTTCTGGCTACAAATGGCAAACACCACCATTCT AAAAAGCATGGACCAGGGAGCTTGAACCCTTCAC AATGCCAACCACAATGTACGAGGAGATGTAGCAAGACACAGTACCACAAACCATGCATGTTCTTCTGCCAAAAATGTTGCAACAAGTGTTTGTGTGTTCCACCTGGTTTCTATGGTAACAAAAGTGTTTGTCCCTGCTACAACAACTGGAAAACCAAGGAAGGAGGACCCAAATGCCCTTGA